The proteins below are encoded in one region of Bdellovibrionales bacterium:
- a CDS encoding TerC family protein yields MMTADALISLVTLSFMEIVLGIDNIVFIAILTNRLPVSQRAKARNLGIAFALLTRLLLLFSISWVMGLTADVMTVLDHPFSIRDFILIGGGLFLIAKSTKEIHDKMEETGEAPTIEASAAQARRMAFVIVQIMILDIIFSLDSVITAVGMAQELYIMITAMVIAMIVMLAASKKVSHWVEEYPTIKILALSFLILIGVFLTLEGMRAHVNKNYIYFAMFFSFAIEMVNMRYRVKQKKKAK; encoded by the coding sequence ATGATGACTGCTGATGCCCTGATATCCTTAGTGACCCTCAGTTTTATGGAGATTGTCCTAGGAATCGATAATATTGTTTTTATTGCGATCCTCACCAACCGCCTACCTGTATCTCAAAGAGCTAAAGCTCGAAATTTAGGTATAGCTTTCGCGCTACTGACGCGTCTTTTACTCCTGTTCTCGATCAGTTGGGTCATGGGTCTCACAGCCGATGTGATGACTGTCTTGGATCATCCGTTCTCGATTCGTGATTTTATTCTCATCGGCGGAGGCCTATTCCTGATCGCCAAATCGACGAAAGAGATCCACGATAAAATGGAAGAGACTGGCGAGGCACCAACGATTGAAGCGTCGGCGGCTCAGGCCCGTCGAATGGCTTTTGTGATCGTGCAGATCATGATTCTCGATATTATTTTCTCGTTGGATTCAGTCATTACCGCCGTGGGAATGGCACAAGAGCTTTATATTATGATTACGGCGATGGTGATCGCAATGATCGTGATGCTCGCGGCGTCTAAGAAGGTCAGCCACTGGGTCGAAGAGTATCCTACGATTAAAATTCTAGCCCTCTCGTTCTTAATTCTCATTGGGGTCTTCCTCACGTTAGAAGGAATGCGCGCCCATGTGAATAAGAACTATATTTACTTCGCGATGTTCTTCTCGTTTGCCATCGAGATGGTGAATATGCGTTACCGGGTGAAACAAAAGAAAAAAGCCAAATGA